A window of Aquitalea denitrificans contains these coding sequences:
- a CDS encoding amidase, translated as MLARSTVLHPIVALGALELSQAIHQRDYSCVEVMRAYLDHIDQLNPSVNALVSLQPAEMLLEQAASCDKELAQGQSRGWLHGIPQAIKDLSATQGIATTMGSPLYRHQIADHDGIMVERMRRAGAIIIGKSNTPEFGAGSHTYNGVFGATGNAYASDRSAGGSSGGAAVALALRLLPVADGSDMMGSLRNPAAFNNVFGFRPSWGGIPLGPTPELFLQQLATEGPMGRNIPDILALLKTQAGPDLRVPLASGLCGLDQVLEQDFSACRIAWLGDWNGYLPMEDGILEQCELALQDIRALGCQLEAASIGFDPSLLWESWEVHRHWLMAGSLNADYQDASRRSQLKPELLWEIEGGLQLSALDVYRASRIRSDWYRAVLRMFEEYDFLILPSAQVYPFALEQHWPHMVAGRVMSSYHRWMEVVIGPTMAGLPVMNIPAGFGRNGLPMGMQLVGRPRVDMAVLQLAHAYDQQRQWVKNILPPILQARAA; from the coding sequence ATGCTAGCCAGAAGTACTGTGCTTCACCCCATTGTCGCCCTGGGGGCGCTTGAGTTATCGCAGGCCATCCATCAGCGTGATTATTCCTGTGTGGAAGTGATGCGCGCCTATCTTGATCACATCGACCAGTTGAACCCCAGCGTCAATGCGTTGGTGTCATTGCAGCCGGCTGAAATGTTGTTGGAGCAGGCGGCCAGTTGCGATAAGGAGCTGGCGCAGGGTCAGTCGCGTGGCTGGCTGCATGGCATCCCGCAAGCGATCAAGGATCTATCCGCAACGCAGGGCATCGCCACGACCATGGGCTCTCCCCTGTATCGTCATCAAATTGCCGATCATGATGGAATCATGGTGGAGCGCATGCGCCGTGCCGGAGCCATCATCATCGGGAAGAGCAATACGCCGGAGTTCGGTGCCGGCTCGCATACCTACAATGGCGTGTTCGGCGCTACCGGTAATGCCTATGCCTCGGATCGCAGTGCTGGTGGCAGCAGCGGTGGTGCTGCGGTAGCACTGGCATTGCGACTGCTACCGGTTGCTGATGGCAGTGACATGATGGGCTCGCTACGCAATCCGGCCGCTTTCAACAATGTATTCGGCTTCCGCCCGAGCTGGGGAGGTATTCCTTTGGGACCAACGCCAGAGCTTTTCTTGCAGCAGCTGGCCACTGAAGGGCCGATGGGGCGAAACATTCCGGACATCCTGGCACTGCTGAAAACACAGGCTGGCCCAGACCTGCGGGTTCCGCTGGCCAGTGGCCTCTGCGGTCTGGATCAGGTGCTGGAGCAGGATTTCAGTGCCTGTCGCATCGCCTGGCTGGGCGACTGGAACGGCTACCTGCCCATGGAGGACGGCATACTGGAGCAGTGTGAGCTGGCATTGCAGGATATCAGGGCGCTAGGTTGCCAGCTTGAAGCCGCCAGCATCGGTTTTGATCCCTCTCTGCTATGGGAAAGCTGGGAGGTGCATCGCCACTGGCTGATGGCCGGTAGCCTGAATGCCGATTACCAGGATGCGTCACGCCGTAGCCAGCTAAAGCCTGAATTATTGTGGGAAATCGAGGGTGGTCTGCAGCTGAGTGCACTGGATGTTTATCGTGCATCCCGCATCCGCAGTGATTGGTACCGTGCGGTTTTACGCATGTTCGAGGAGTACGACTTCCTGATATTGCCCAGTGCCCAGGTTTATCCCTTTGCGCTGGAACAACACTGGCCGCACATGGTTGCAGGTCGGGTGATGAGCAGCTATCACCGCTGGATGGAAGTGGTGATCGGGCCAACCATGGCTGGTCTGCCGGTAATGAATATTCCGGCTGGTTTTGGCCGTAATGGCCTGCCGATGGGCATGCAACTGGTGGGACGTCCCCGGGTAGATATGGCGGTACTGCAGTTGGCGCACGCGTATGACCAGCAACGGCAGTGGGTAAAAAACATTCTGCCGCCCATATTGCAAGCCCGAGCTGCCTGA
- the galU gene encoding UTP--glucose-1-phosphate uridylyltransferase GalU has translation MKKISKAVFPVAGLGTRFLPATKASPKEMLPVVDKPLIQYAVEEAIAAGITELIFITGRNKRSIEDHFDKAYELETELENKNKQKLLDTVRGIIPPSVSCIYIRQTEALGLGHAVLCARPVVGDEPFAVILADDLIDGEPGAMEQMVSLFDTTHSSILGVETVAREETGSYGIVEVSSDTHGQQRVVSIVEKPHPDVAPSNLAVVGRYILTPRIFDKLLNTTPGAGGEIQLTDGIAALLKEEAVLALPFKGTRYDCGSKLGYLKATVSYGLKHHEVAKEFSAYLQQLQD, from the coding sequence ATGAAAAAAATCAGCAAGGCAGTATTCCCCGTTGCCGGGCTTGGCACCCGTTTTTTGCCGGCCACCAAGGCCAGCCCGAAAGAAATGCTGCCTGTTGTGGACAAACCACTGATCCAGTATGCGGTGGAAGAAGCCATTGCAGCTGGTATCACCGAACTGATTTTCATCACCGGCCGTAACAAGCGCTCGATCGAAGACCATTTCGACAAGGCCTATGAGCTGGAAACCGAGCTGGAAAACAAGAACAAGCAGAAGCTGCTGGATACCGTACGCGGCATCATCCCGCCATCGGTCAGTTGCATCTACATCCGTCAGACCGAAGCACTGGGACTGGGGCATGCGGTACTGTGTGCGCGCCCCGTCGTCGGAGATGAGCCCTTTGCCGTGATTTTGGCCGATGACCTGATTGATGGTGAACCGGGTGCGATGGAGCAGATGGTCAGCCTGTTTGATACGACCCACAGCTCCATTCTGGGGGTGGAAACAGTGGCACGGGAAGAAACCGGCTCCTACGGCATTGTTGAAGTCAGCAGCGATACCCATGGCCAGCAACGCGTAGTCAGCATCGTGGAAAAACCACACCCAGATGTAGCTCCGTCTAATCTGGCTGTCGTTGGCCGCTATATCCTGACACCGCGCATCTTTGACAAGCTGCTGAACACCACCCCGGGTGCGGGTGGCGAAATCCAGCTGACCGACGGCATTGCCGCCTTGCTCAAGGAAGAGGCCGTCCTGGCCCTGCCCTTCAAAGGAACGCGCTACGACTGCGGCTCCAAGCTGGGCTATCTGAAGGCAACAGTCAGCTACGGCCTGAAGCACCACGAAGTAGCCAAAGAATTTTCAGCCTACCTGCAGCAATTGCAGGACTGA
- a CDS encoding MFS transporter: MKRAHKPVSRKRQIIAAVIGNTLEWYDFIVYGFMTGIISKLFFPADGNEFISLLMATATFGVGFFMRPVGGVLLGIYADRKGRKAAMQLIMAIMALVSLLIACAPPYAAIGIAAPLLIVIARLLQGFATGGEYASATAFLVETAPANQRGLYGSWQLVGQMLAILGGAGMGALITHNLDQGQLEAWGWRLPFLVGLLIAPVGLWIRRYMDETEAFVEATPTAADPVGLSGQLQQNHRHILLTIGLTIPGTAAFYVLLVNMPAYVHRQFGLPLDQAFAIQMLAVAWMTLLIPLSGALSDRIGRRPLLLWPYFGLLLLVYPGFSWLAAAPSIERLLVVQLLFCTMLGLSYGPAPTAVSELFPVKVRSTGVSIGYNLAVMIFGGFAPFIVTWLAGSTGSPIAPVYYLLVSTALGVLACYFLPRGRAVTGDELTAIPLSQPPH, encoded by the coding sequence GTGAAACGTGCGCATAAACCGGTTTCCCGCAAGCGGCAAATCATTGCCGCCGTTATCGGCAATACCCTGGAGTGGTACGACTTCATCGTGTATGGCTTCATGACCGGCATCATTTCCAAGCTGTTTTTTCCGGCAGACGGGAATGAGTTCATCTCTCTGCTGATGGCGACGGCCACATTTGGCGTGGGTTTCTTCATGCGGCCGGTTGGTGGCGTCCTACTGGGCATTTACGCGGATCGCAAGGGGCGCAAGGCCGCCATGCAACTGATCATGGCCATCATGGCACTGGTGTCGCTGCTGATTGCCTGCGCACCGCCCTATGCAGCCATCGGTATTGCAGCACCATTGCTGATCGTGATTGCCAGGTTGCTGCAGGGTTTTGCGACAGGCGGGGAATACGCCAGCGCAACTGCCTTTCTGGTGGAAACGGCACCAGCCAATCAACGTGGATTGTATGGTTCCTGGCAACTGGTGGGCCAGATGCTGGCCATTCTGGGTGGTGCCGGCATGGGTGCGCTGATCACGCATAACCTTGATCAGGGGCAGCTTGAAGCCTGGGGCTGGCGGCTGCCGTTTCTGGTCGGCCTGCTGATTGCCCCGGTTGGTTTGTGGATCCGGCGCTATATGGATGAAACCGAAGCCTTTGTCGAGGCTACCCCCACTGCGGCGGACCCGGTCGGGCTGAGTGGACAGTTGCAGCAGAATCACCGCCATATCCTGCTGACTATAGGACTGACCATTCCAGGGACTGCTGCATTTTACGTATTGCTGGTGAACATGCCGGCCTATGTACATCGTCAGTTCGGCTTACCACTGGATCAGGCTTTTGCCATCCAGATGCTGGCCGTGGCGTGGATGACCTTGCTGATTCCGTTATCCGGGGCCTTGTCCGACCGTATTGGCCGCCGCCCCTTGCTACTGTGGCCCTATTTTGGCCTGTTGCTGCTGGTGTATCCCGGATTTTCCTGGCTGGCGGCAGCCCCCAGTATTGAGAGATTGCTGGTGGTACAGCTGCTGTTCTGCACCATGCTGGGGTTGAGTTATGGCCCGGCACCGACTGCCGTGTCCGAGCTGTTTCCGGTCAAGGTGCGCTCAACCGGTGTTTCCATCGGTTACAACCTGGCAGTCATGATATTTGGTGGTTTTGCCCCCTTCATTGTTACTTGGCTGGCTGGTAGCACCGGCTCGCCGATTGCGCCGGTCTACTACTTGCTAGTGTCTACCGCTTTGGGGGTGCTGGCCTGCTATTTCCTGCCTCGCGGGCGCGCTGTCACCGGGGACGAGCTGACGGCGATCCCGCTTAGCCAGCCTCCCCACTGA
- a CDS encoding DUF4870 family protein: MDILTRDDERRLNNLTLLVYILQGISLFTGLPMVVAVIINYLKRDECRATLYESHFHWQIRTFWFCLLGTVLGYALVWILVGFAILGLTWLWCLYRVLRGILALNDGKPLPV, translated from the coding sequence ATGGATATATTAACCCGTGACGATGAGCGCCGGCTGAACAACCTCACCCTGCTGGTGTATATCCTGCAAGGCATCAGCCTGTTTACCGGCCTGCCCATGGTGGTGGCGGTGATCATCAATTATCTCAAGCGCGACGAGTGTCGAGCTACCTTGTACGAAAGCCATTTCCACTGGCAGATTCGTACCTTCTGGTTCTGCCTGCTCGGAACCGTGCTGGGCTATGCCTTGGTATGGATACTGGTCGGCTTTGCCATTCTGGGGCTGACCTGGCTGTGGTGTCTGTACCGGGTGTTGCGCGGTATTCTGGCCTTGAATGACGGCAAGCCACTACCTGTCTAG
- a CDS encoding electron transfer flavoprotein-ubiquinone oxidoreductase — protein MEYDVVIVGGGPAGLSAAIRLKQVAEQNGQEISVCLLEKGSEIGAHILSGAVIETGALGELIPDWKEKGAPLNTPALSDRFLYLTETESIQLPTPPQMHNHGNYIVSLGNFCRWLGEQAEALGVEIYPGFAAAEVLYHADGSVKGVATGAMGTGKNGDQPGEPGMELWAKQTIFAEGCRGSLTKMLFERFALRDGADPQTYGIGIKELWEVKPENHKPGTITHTVGWPVDTATYGGSFMYHLEDNQVVVGYVVGLDYTNPYLSPFEEFQRFKTHPAIKGVFEGGRRLSYGARALSEGGIQSLPKLTFPGGLLVGDTAGFLNVPKIKGTHTAMKSAMLAADAVFALLQANPEAQGLEASGYSASFKQSWLHEELHQVRNIRPSFRWGLWPAMIYSAIDTFLFRGKAPWTLRHKHADHEALRPASECTRIDYPKPDGVLTFDRLSSVFISNTNHSEDQPPHLKLKDASVPISFNLAKYDAPEQRYCPAGVYEIVGQEEGSPRLQINAQNCVHCKTCDIKDPSQNINWCTPEGGGGPNYPNM, from the coding sequence ATGGAATACGACGTGGTGATCGTCGGCGGCGGCCCTGCCGGGCTGTCTGCTGCGATTCGCCTGAAGCAAGTGGCCGAACAGAACGGTCAGGAAATCAGTGTCTGTCTGCTGGAAAAGGGCTCCGAAATCGGCGCACATATCCTGTCTGGCGCCGTGATCGAAACCGGCGCGCTTGGCGAGCTGATCCCGGACTGGAAAGAAAAAGGTGCACCGCTGAATACCCCGGCGCTGTCCGACCGTTTCCTCTACCTGACGGAAACCGAGTCCATCCAGCTGCCGACCCCGCCGCAGATGCACAATCACGGCAATTACATTGTCAGCCTGGGCAATTTCTGTCGCTGGCTGGGTGAGCAGGCCGAAGCACTGGGCGTGGAAATCTACCCCGGTTTTGCTGCCGCCGAAGTGCTTTACCATGCCGACGGCTCGGTCAAGGGCGTGGCCACCGGTGCCATGGGCACCGGCAAGAACGGCGACCAGCCCGGCGAACCCGGCATGGAACTGTGGGCAAAGCAAACCATTTTTGCCGAAGGCTGTCGTGGCTCGCTCACCAAGATGCTGTTCGAGCGCTTTGCCCTGCGTGACGGCGCCGACCCGCAAACCTACGGCATCGGCATCAAGGAATTGTGGGAAGTCAAACCGGAAAACCACAAGCCCGGCACCATCACCCACACCGTGGGCTGGCCGGTGGACACCGCCACTTACGGCGGCTCCTTCATGTACCACCTGGAAGACAATCAGGTTGTCGTGGGCTATGTGGTGGGCCTGGATTACACCAACCCCTACCTGTCGCCGTTCGAAGAGTTCCAGCGCTTCAAGACCCACCCGGCCATCAAGGGTGTGTTTGAGGGAGGCCGTCGTCTGAGCTATGGCGCGCGTGCCTTGTCCGAAGGCGGCATTCAGAGTCTGCCCAAGCTCACCTTCCCCGGTGGCTTGCTGGTGGGCGATACCGCCGGCTTCCTCAATGTGCCCAAGATCAAGGGCACGCACACTGCGATGAAGTCCGCCATGCTGGCGGCCGATGCCGTGTTTGCCTTGCTGCAGGCCAATCCGGAAGCCCAGGGGCTGGAAGCAAGCGGCTACTCGGCAAGCTTCAAGCAAAGCTGGCTGCATGAAGAACTGCACCAGGTGCGCAATATCCGCCCGTCCTTCCGCTGGGGCCTGTGGCCGGCCATGATCTACTCGGCCATCGACACCTTCCTGTTCCGTGGCAAGGCCCCGTGGACGCTGCGTCACAAGCATGCCGACCACGAAGCCCTGCGCCCGGCCAGTGAATGCACCCGCATCGACTATCCCAAGCCGGACGGGGTGCTGACCTTCGACCGCCTGTCCTCGGTGTTCATTTCCAACACCAATCACAGCGAAGACCAGCCGCCGCACCTGAAGCTGAAAGATGCCAGCGTGCCGATCAGCTTCAACCTGGCCAAGTATGATGCACCCGAGCAGCGCTACTGCCCGGCTGGTGTGTATGAAATTGTCGGTCAGGAAGAGGGCAGCCCGCGTCTGCAAATCAATGCGCAGAACTGCGTGCATTGCAAAACCTGTGATATCAAGGACCCCAGCCAGAACATCAACTGGTGCACCCCGGAAGGTGGTGGTGGTCCCAACTATCCCAATATGTAA
- a CDS encoding hypoxanthine-guanine phosphoribosyltransferase: MPNIAEARGLINSSDILFTAEQVSAAVDRMAVEITEKLGETYPLVLSVMGGAVVFTGQLLPRLNFPLDFDYVHVSRYGDKTHGGELVWKQAPKEDVQDRVVLVLDDILDEGHTMAAIRDKVMGMGAKEFYSGVFANKLIPKEKPIAADFVGLDVPDRYVFGYGMDVRGAWRNLPAIHALK, from the coding sequence ATGCCCAACATTGCCGAAGCTCGCGGACTGATCAATAGCTCGGACATTCTGTTCACTGCAGAACAGGTAAGCGCTGCCGTCGACCGCATGGCCGTGGAAATCACCGAAAAACTGGGTGAAACCTATCCGCTGGTACTGTCCGTCATGGGTGGTGCCGTGGTGTTTACCGGCCAGTTGCTGCCACGCCTGAACTTCCCGCTGGACTTCGACTACGTGCATGTTTCCCGCTATGGCGACAAGACACACGGCGGCGAACTGGTATGGAAGCAAGCCCCGAAGGAAGATGTACAAGACCGCGTGGTACTGGTTCTGGATGACATCCTGGATGAAGGCCACACTATGGCAGCCATTCGCGACAAGGTAATGGGCATGGGTGCCAAGGAATTCTACAGTGGCGTGTTTGCCAACAAGCTGATCCCCAAGGAAAAGCCGATTGCTGCCGACTTCGTTGGCCTGGACGTACCAGACCGTTACGTATTCGGTTATGGCATGGACGTACGTGGTGCCTGGCGCAATCTGCCGGCGATTCACGCTCTGAAGTAA
- a CDS encoding tetratricopeptide repeat protein, which produces MTETAFERGNRLTAANQQEQAIAAFSECLQHNPQDWQALFNRGTAQMRLKQYPQALEDYLAAAALNPASSNIKCNLAVLLKELGELALAENLLLEVLQTEPQHAEAWSNLGVVLQYALRYDDAVVCHQNALQLAGNSGGRLNNLGNALTCALRLDEAVSAYRHGLDLQPDDAYLAFNLSVALLLQGRYREAWPLYEQRWRTIMQPRYRERAWQGQDLGRQHLLVWAEQGLGDTLQMARFLPVLRQQHPAARITLACQTACLRLFGQLEGISLVPLEDAPPAHDWQIPLMSLPLRLDVTLETLSDQPYLHADASLASRWDQQLPARQPGRLRVGIVWETGSWGVGIADHGRQNKSIPLATFLPLLDNQQADFVSLQLGTLPAELQDRVFAPHISDFADTAAIIDQLDLIISVDTSVVHLAGALGKPVWVMMRAESAPFFMAQGESSPWYASMHIWRQAMPGDWSPLIVSVAKTLRQLPRD; this is translated from the coding sequence ATGACCGAAACTGCATTCGAACGCGGCAACCGCCTGACCGCAGCCAATCAGCAAGAACAGGCCATTGCCGCCTTCAGCGAATGTCTGCAGCACAATCCTCAAGACTGGCAGGCATTGTTCAACCGGGGTACCGCCCAGATGCGTCTGAAGCAATACCCGCAGGCACTGGAAGACTACCTGGCCGCCGCCGCACTTAATCCCGCCTCCAGCAATATTAAATGCAATCTGGCTGTGTTGTTGAAAGAGCTGGGAGAGCTGGCGCTAGCCGAAAACCTGTTGCTGGAGGTGTTGCAGACAGAGCCGCAGCATGCCGAGGCCTGGAGCAATCTGGGTGTGGTGCTGCAATACGCGCTGCGCTATGACGATGCCGTGGTCTGCCACCAGAATGCCCTGCAACTGGCGGGTAACAGTGGCGGACGACTTAATAATCTGGGCAATGCCCTGACTTGCGCACTGCGGCTGGACGAAGCCGTCAGCGCCTATCGCCATGGGCTGGACTTGCAGCCGGACGATGCCTATCTGGCATTCAATCTTTCTGTCGCCCTGTTGCTGCAAGGCCGCTATCGGGAAGCATGGCCACTTTACGAACAGCGCTGGCGCACCATCATGCAGCCCCGTTATCGCGAACGCGCCTGGCAAGGCCAGGATCTGGGCCGTCAGCATCTGCTGGTATGGGCAGAACAAGGCTTGGGCGATACCTTGCAAATGGCACGCTTCCTGCCCGTTTTGCGTCAGCAGCACCCGGCCGCCCGCATTACTCTGGCCTGCCAGACGGCCTGCCTGCGCCTGTTCGGGCAGCTGGAAGGCATTAGCTTGGTGCCGCTGGAAGATGCACCGCCAGCCCACGACTGGCAGATTCCATTGATGTCATTGCCACTGCGGCTGGATGTCACACTGGAAACCTTGTCCGATCAGCCTTATCTGCATGCAGATGCCAGCCTGGCAAGCCGCTGGGATCAGCAATTGCCAGCACGCCAACCAGGCCGTCTGCGGGTGGGGATTGTCTGGGAAACTGGTAGCTGGGGAGTGGGCATCGCCGACCATGGCCGCCAGAACAAATCCATCCCGCTCGCAACTTTCCTGCCCTTGCTGGACAATCAGCAAGCGGATTTTGTCTCGTTGCAGCTCGGGACACTACCTGCAGAACTGCAAGACAGGGTATTTGCCCCGCATATCAGCGATTTTGCCGATACCGCAGCCATTATTGATCAACTGGATCTGATCATCAGCGTCGATACCTCGGTCGTGCATCTCGCTGGAGCCCTGGGCAAACCGGTATGGGTGATGATGCGTGCGGAAAGCGCCCCCTTTTTCATGGCACAGGGTGAAAGCTCCCCCTGGTATGCCAGCATGCACATCTGGCGACAGGCCATGCCCGGCGACTGGTCGCCCTTGATCGTCAGCGTGGCAAAAACGCTGCGGCAATTGCCACGGGATTAA
- a CDS encoding CaiB/BaiF CoA transferase family protein, whose protein sequence is MAGALAGIKVLDLSRVLAGPWAGQLLADLGAEVLKVERPGAGDDTRQWAPPSLADGTAAYFLCANRGKRSVTVDITKPEGQEIVRALARDADVVIENYKVGGLKKYGLDYDSLSQLNPRLVYCSITGFGQDGPYAELPGYDYIVQGMSGLMSITGPADGEPHKVGVAVTDLFTGIYACNAILAAIIARSSSGKGQYIDMALFDCALASLANINMNWLIGQQVPPRLGNAHANIVPYQVFACADGHFILACGNDKQFRAVCQVIGLPALADDERFASNPQRVKHRDSVVPLLAEAFMGNTREQWLKLLDEAGVPCGPINTVDEAFRDPQIRHRGMEIHMQDSVGQNVPLVGCPIKLSGTPVEYNQAPPKLGEHTDDVLRALGYDAARIATLREQGTV, encoded by the coding sequence ATGGCGGGCGCACTTGCAGGCATCAAGGTTCTGGATCTTTCCCGGGTACTGGCCGGGCCGTGGGCGGGTCAGTTGCTGGCCGATCTGGGTGCCGAAGTGCTCAAGGTGGAGCGCCCGGGTGCCGGTGATGACACCCGCCAATGGGCCCCGCCCAGCCTGGCGGATGGCACGGCGGCCTACTTCCTATGTGCCAACCGCGGCAAGCGCTCGGTCACGGTGGACATCACCAAGCCGGAAGGGCAGGAAATCGTCCGCGCGCTGGCACGCGATGCCGACGTGGTGATTGAAAACTACAAGGTGGGCGGTCTGAAAAAATACGGGCTGGATTACGACAGCCTCAGCCAGCTCAATCCGCGGCTGGTGTACTGCTCCATCACCGGTTTTGGCCAGGATGGCCCCTATGCTGAACTGCCCGGCTACGACTACATCGTGCAGGGTATGTCCGGCCTGATGAGCATTACCGGCCCGGCCGATGGCGAGCCGCACAAGGTGGGCGTGGCGGTAACCGACTTGTTCACCGGCATCTATGCCTGCAATGCCATTCTGGCGGCCATCATTGCGCGTAGCAGCAGCGGTAAGGGCCAATACATCGACATGGCCTTGTTTGACTGCGCGCTGGCGTCCTTGGCCAATATCAATATGAACTGGCTGATCGGTCAGCAAGTGCCGCCACGGCTGGGCAATGCCCACGCCAATATCGTGCCTTACCAGGTATTTGCCTGTGCCGATGGCCATTTCATTCTGGCTTGCGGTAACGACAAGCAATTCCGTGCGGTGTGTCAGGTGATCGGCCTGCCGGCACTGGCGGATGACGAACGATTTGCCAGCAACCCGCAGCGGGTGAAGCACCGCGACAGCGTGGTGCCGCTGCTGGCAGAAGCCTTTATGGGCAATACCCGCGAGCAATGGCTGAAACTGCTGGATGAGGCCGGTGTACCCTGTGGCCCGATCAACACGGTGGACGAGGCTTTCCGCGATCCGCAGATTCGCCATCGCGGCATGGAAATACACATGCAGGACAGCGTAGGGCAAAATGTGCCCCTGGTAGGGTGTCCGATCAAACTTTCCGGCACACCAGTCGAGTACAATCAGGCCCCTCCCAAACTGGGTGAACATACCGACGACGTACTGCGCGCGCTGGGCTACGACGCTGCCAGGATTGCCACACTGCGTGAGCAAGGCACCGTTTAA
- the ylqF gene encoding ribosome biogenesis GTPase YlqF: MAIQWFPGHMNKARKDVMERLKEIDVVIEMLDARLPASSANPMLARMAKGKPRLMILNKQDLADPAITSQWLEWYRAKKQTQAIGLDAGERAPSQKLVAACRELAPNRGGLDKPLRVLICGIPNVGKSTLINSMSSRKIAKTGNMPGVTKNEQRIILADDVELYDTPGMLWPKIEVEEGGYNLAASGAVGRNAMDEEEVSLELLKYLLQHYVPELTARYKLDDVDGLQDWQVLEMIGRKRGAMLGGGRVNIQKAAEIVLTDFRDGNTGRITLERPQEWVVWEKRAKELAAQKAAAREAMMSEKEKRKHASRNG, from the coding sequence ATGGCAATTCAATGGTTTCCCGGCCACATGAACAAGGCGCGCAAAGATGTGATGGAGCGCCTGAAAGAAATCGATGTGGTCATCGAAATGCTGGATGCACGCTTGCCGGCGTCCAGCGCCAATCCGATGCTGGCGCGCATGGCCAAGGGCAAGCCACGCCTGATGATCCTCAACAAGCAAGATCTGGCCGACCCCGCCATCACCAGCCAGTGGCTGGAGTGGTATCGCGCCAAAAAGCAGACCCAGGCCATTGGCCTGGATGCCGGCGAGCGCGCGCCGTCGCAAAAGCTGGTGGCAGCCTGTCGCGAGCTGGCGCCCAACCGTGGCGGGCTGGACAAGCCGCTGCGTGTGCTGATTTGCGGTATTCCCAATGTCGGCAAGTCCACGCTGATCAACAGCATGAGCAGCCGCAAGATTGCCAAGACCGGCAATATGCCGGGTGTCACCAAGAACGAGCAGCGCATCATCCTGGCCGATGATGTCGAACTGTACGACACCCCCGGCATGCTGTGGCCCAAGATCGAAGTGGAGGAGGGGGGCTACAATCTGGCCGCCAGCGGTGCAGTTGGCCGCAATGCCATGGACGAGGAAGAAGTGTCGCTGGAGCTGCTCAAATACCTGCTGCAACACTATGTCCCCGAACTGACCGCCCGCTACAAGCTGGATGATGTGGATGGCCTGCAGGACTGGCAGGTACTGGAAATGATAGGCCGCAAGCGTGGTGCCATGTTGGGTGGTGGCCGCGTCAATATCCAGAAAGCGGCAGAAATCGTGCTGACCGACTTTAGGGATGGCAATACCGGCCGCATCACCCTGGAACGCCCGCAAGAATGGGTGGTGTGGGAAAAACGCGCCAAAGAGCTGGCAGCCCAGAAAGCCGCCGCGCGCGAAGCCATGATGAGCGAAAAGGAAAAGCGCAAGCACGCCTCGCGCAACGGTTGA
- a CDS encoding DUF3820 family protein, which translates to MQQEDLQRLVTTAMPFGKHQGVLICDLPGNYLNWFAREGFPKSEIGRLLQLMQEIDHNGLSYLLDPLRKR; encoded by the coding sequence ATGCAACAAGAAGATCTGCAGCGTCTGGTTACCACCGCAATGCCCTTTGGCAAACACCAGGGTGTACTGATTTGTGATTTACCCGGCAATTACCTCAACTGGTTTGCCCGTGAGGGTTTTCCCAAGAGTGAAATTGGACGTCTGCTGCAATTGATGCAGGAAATCGACCACAATGGACTGAGTTATTTACTGGACCCGTTAAGAAAGCGTTAA